A section of the Rhizobium sp. BT03 genome encodes:
- a CDS encoding MFS transporter produces the protein MKIAPQQRIYVCFFLFAVSLGALLSRMPDLQVALDVDKSELGLTLIGAAIGALISLTLSSPVIARLGARTTAFITVLGTSALLSLVPWIGAAPVVFCVLFVEGMLAGALEINLNVEIDRIEAQLGRGVMNRAHGFWSLGFFVTALVSSVVRQAGISMQLHLAVTFAAVLVLGVWAISGMRNAPARTPLNEGKAPLVALPTRSLMPLCVIGIAAFLVEGAGIDWSAIYMRDVFSVEPFIGGLGLTLFTFCMALARLFVDPLVDRFGPRAVATMLLVLSAIGVCAVWGAPHAYVALAGFAAMGAGCSAVYPLAVSAAAQRTDRAAHLNVAALGQMTFVVFFLAPPLLGFIAEHAGIRTSYLVCLPLIVYAFFSVKVLAQRRAACGGSVASVRSVNG, from the coding sequence ATGAAAATCGCGCCGCAGCAGCGGATCTATGTCTGCTTCTTTCTCTTCGCCGTGTCGCTGGGGGCGCTGTTGTCGAGGATGCCGGATTTGCAGGTTGCACTTGACGTCGACAAGTCGGAGCTTGGGTTGACATTGATAGGGGCGGCGATCGGCGCCTTGATTTCGTTGACTTTGTCTTCGCCCGTGATCGCCCGGCTTGGCGCGCGGACAACGGCATTCATTACTGTTCTCGGCACGTCTGCGCTGCTGTCGCTGGTGCCGTGGATTGGTGCGGCGCCGGTCGTGTTCTGTGTGCTTTTCGTCGAGGGGATGCTCGCCGGGGCGCTGGAGATCAATCTCAATGTCGAGATTGATCGCATCGAAGCACAGTTGGGACGCGGCGTGATGAACAGGGCGCATGGTTTTTGGAGCCTCGGCTTCTTCGTCACGGCGCTTGTCTCCTCGGTCGTCCGCCAAGCCGGTATTTCGATGCAACTCCATCTCGCCGTGACCTTTGCAGCGGTACTTGTGCTCGGCGTCTGGGCGATTTCAGGTATGCGCAATGCGCCCGCGCGGACCCCGTTGAATGAAGGCAAGGCGCCACTGGTGGCGCTTCCCACCCGGAGCCTCATGCCGCTCTGCGTGATCGGCATCGCGGCCTTTCTCGTCGAAGGTGCCGGGATCGACTGGTCGGCGATCTATATGCGCGACGTGTTTTCAGTCGAGCCCTTCATTGGCGGACTAGGATTGACCCTCTTTACTTTCTGCATGGCACTGGCGCGCCTGTTCGTCGATCCGCTGGTCGATCGGTTTGGCCCGCGGGCCGTCGCCACGATGTTGCTTGTCCTTTCGGCTATCGGCGTTTGCGCTGTCTGGGGCGCTCCGCATGCCTATGTGGCACTGGCGGGCTTTGCCGCGATGGGCGCCGGCTGCAGCGCGGTCTATCCTCTCGCCGTCTCGGCGGCGGCCCAGCGCACAGATCGCGCGGCGCATCTCAACGTCGCCGCCCTTGGCCAGATGACCTTCGTGGTCTTCTTCCTGGCGCCGCCGCTGCTCGGTTTCATTGCCGAACATGCGGGCATCAGGACATCCTATCTCGTCTGCCTTCCGTTGATCGTCTACGCGTTCTTTTCGGTTAAGGTGCTTGCTCAGCGCCGCGCGGCCTGCGGCGGCAGCGTTGCGAGCGTTCGGAGCGTCAACGGGTGA
- a CDS encoding SMP-30/gluconolactonase/LRE family protein, translating to MAEASIYEIHDPRFRQMIVTSAALDELYAGCRWAEGPVWFNDANQLLWSDIPNQRMLRWTPESGVSVYRQPSNFANGHTRDRQGRLISCEHGGRRVTRTEVDGSITVLADRFEGARLNSPNDVVVKSDGTIWFTDPTYGIMSDYEGYRAVPEQPTRNVYRLDPETGGLAAVVTDFIQPNGLAFSPDETILYVADSAASHDESLPRHIRAFDVADGLKLENGRVFCLIDNGIPDGIRTDVNGNLWSSAGDGVHCFDPAGKLIGKIRVPQTVANLTFGGPKRNRLFIAATRSIYSVYVAVGGAQMP from the coding sequence ATGGCCGAGGCCAGTATCTATGAAATCCACGACCCGCGCTTCCGGCAGATGATCGTCACGAGCGCCGCCCTCGACGAACTCTATGCCGGCTGCCGCTGGGCGGAGGGTCCCGTCTGGTTCAACGATGCGAACCAGCTGCTCTGGAGCGATATTCCCAATCAGCGCATGCTGCGATGGACGCCGGAGAGCGGCGTCTCCGTCTATCGGCAACCCTCCAATTTCGCCAACGGCCACACGCGCGACCGGCAGGGACGGCTGATTTCCTGCGAGCATGGCGGGCGCCGCGTCACCCGCACCGAGGTCGACGGCTCGATCACCGTGCTCGCCGATCGTTTCGAAGGCGCCAGGCTCAATTCGCCGAACGACGTGGTGGTGAAATCCGACGGCACGATTTGGTTCACCGACCCCACCTACGGCATCATGTCGGATTATGAAGGCTATCGCGCCGTGCCGGAGCAGCCGACCCGCAACGTCTACCGGCTCGATCCGGAGACCGGGGGGCTTGCGGCTGTCGTCACGGATTTCATCCAGCCGAACGGTCTGGCCTTCTCTCCCGACGAGACGATTCTTTACGTGGCGGATTCGGCGGCAAGCCATGATGAAAGCCTGCCACGCCATATAAGGGCTTTCGACGTGGCCGACGGCCTCAAGCTTGAAAACGGCCGCGTCTTCTGCCTCATCGACAACGGCATTCCGGACGGCATCCGCACCGACGTGAACGGAAACCTCTGGTCGAGTGCCGGTGATGGCGTGCATTGCTTCGATCCGGCCGGCAAACTGATCGGCAAGATCCGCGTGCCGCAAACCGTCGCCAACCTCACCTTCGGTGGTCCCAAGCGCAACCGGCTGTTCATTGCGGCGACGCGTTCGATCTATTCGGTCTATGTCGCCGTCGGCGGTGCTCAGATGCCGTGA
- a CDS encoding MFS transporter: MTSVRIHDNVLLAVMIACVGTCYGFGLSLFPQIIPDMRKDLAFDYAFVGTVTGLVQFSTVAFAVLGTWLVHRIGAARTVVASVSLCGLCLSSIPINDNLYVVAGLLMIAGATGASTFVPMINLASRVVRTEQRGFAMSLISSAPAFGVLINSALVAAYAGSGHWQMVWFLTGAATIALAVVTHILFGRAGLFDSGTSGETLAPTAGGSASLRSIMPWVTLIFALGFINGLMPYPYLTYLSPFLREELGYSVGFASWLWATIGAVGIGAGFAIGTISSRLGSRYAMLTCYSSFLAAGALVVLDPSMELSILSGIFFSLGFYPIYGLLPAYVSHRATPRVAVTVLGICTVLQGIGGTAGNFFGGVIQTSTESFSGIYLAVAFTAAVAAAMTISLPKDRSVQPV; encoded by the coding sequence ATGACTAGCGTGCGTATCCATGATAACGTCCTCCTAGCCGTCATGATCGCCTGCGTCGGCACGTGTTACGGATTCGGCCTCAGCCTTTTTCCTCAGATCATCCCCGACATGCGGAAAGATCTTGCCTTCGACTATGCCTTCGTCGGCACGGTCACCGGCCTGGTGCAGTTTTCCACAGTGGCATTCGCCGTGCTCGGTACCTGGCTCGTCCATCGCATCGGCGCCGCACGGACGGTGGTGGCGTCCGTGTCGCTCTGTGGGCTCTGCCTGTCGAGCATCCCCATCAACGACAATCTCTATGTGGTTGCCGGCCTGCTGATGATCGCCGGCGCGACTGGCGCATCGACTTTCGTGCCGATGATTAATCTTGCCTCGCGGGTGGTAAGAACAGAACAGCGCGGCTTTGCCATGAGCCTGATCTCCAGCGCCCCGGCCTTTGGCGTCCTCATCAACAGCGCACTCGTGGCGGCATACGCCGGAAGCGGTCACTGGCAGATGGTCTGGTTCCTCACAGGCGCGGCCACGATCGCGCTGGCCGTCGTCACCCACATTCTCTTCGGGCGGGCCGGCCTCTTCGACAGCGGGACAAGTGGCGAAACGCTGGCGCCAACGGCCGGCGGTTCGGCAAGCCTGCGCTCCATCATGCCATGGGTGACGCTGATCTTCGCGCTCGGCTTCATAAACGGCCTGATGCCATATCCCTATCTCACCTATCTCTCGCCGTTCCTGCGCGAGGAACTCGGCTACTCCGTCGGCTTTGCCTCATGGCTCTGGGCAACGATCGGGGCGGTGGGGATCGGCGCGGGCTTCGCCATTGGCACAATATCGTCGCGTCTCGGATCGCGCTATGCCATGCTTACCTGTTACTCAAGCTTCCTCGCCGCCGGCGCCCTCGTCGTCCTCGATCCCTCGATGGAACTCTCGATTCTGTCCGGCATCTTCTTTTCGCTGGGCTTTTATCCGATCTATGGCTTGCTGCCGGCCTACGTCTCACATCGCGCCACGCCCCGCGTCGCGGTGACTGTCTTAGGCATCTGCACCGTGCTCCAAGGCATCGGCGGCACTGCTGGGAACTTCTTTGGCGGCGTGATCCAGACCTCGACTGAGAGTTTCAGCGGCATCTATCTCGCCGTTGCATTTACGGCCGCCGTCGCCGCGGCGATGACGATCTCGCTGCCGAAGGACCGGAGTGTGCAGCCCGTGTAG
- a CDS encoding sugar ABC transporter ATP-binding protein, producing MNEVLKAVIAVDGARVSFGAVRALDGVTLRVMPGECVGLVGHNGAGKSTIVSVINGGLTPHEGSVASDGERLERYGINAARARGVRCVFQELSLCPNLSIVENTRIMHRHLGGFGWRRRAAGIIEKSLDAVFPGHGIDSSRAVGDLSIAERQMVEIAMAFSDAGVAPRLVILDEPTSSLDASLARQMLDHVRRFVAAGGSVIFISHILHEILETSDRIIVMKDGRVVAERPADGFDHHGLVESMGTVAKEETGQRSTREQSTAPLILSHPTKGLPFTARKGEIIALAGLAGHGQTELLLALHAAQSGNWLPERNPLVTFVAGDRRLNGVFELWSILRNFSIASLSDLTRHGLILADEEQTKGADWKRRIEIRTPDMANRILSLSGGNQQKVLFARALATRAPVVLMDDPMRGVDVGTKQEVYAIIREEAARGRTFIWYSTEMDEVRLCDRVYVFREGRITAELAGDAVNETNIIAASFEGVAA from the coding sequence ATGAATGAGGTTTTGAAGGCGGTGATCGCCGTCGATGGCGCCAGAGTGAGCTTCGGCGCGGTCAGGGCGCTCGACGGCGTCACGCTCCGCGTCATGCCGGGCGAATGCGTCGGGCTCGTCGGCCACAATGGTGCGGGCAAATCTACAATCGTCAGCGTCATCAACGGCGGCCTCACCCCGCATGAAGGAAGTGTGGCAAGCGACGGCGAGCGGCTGGAGCGCTATGGCATCAACGCGGCGCGCGCCCGCGGCGTGCGCTGCGTCTTCCAGGAGCTTTCGCTCTGCCCCAATCTTTCCATCGTCGAGAACACCCGCATCATGCATCGCCATCTCGGCGGCTTCGGCTGGCGCAGGCGCGCCGCTGGAATCATCGAAAAGAGCCTCGATGCCGTCTTTCCCGGCCATGGCATCGACAGCAGCCGGGCCGTGGGCGATCTGTCGATCGCCGAGCGGCAGATGGTCGAGATTGCAATGGCCTTTTCCGACGCCGGCGTTGCGCCGCGGCTGGTGATCCTCGACGAGCCGACCTCGTCGCTCGACGCAAGCCTTGCCCGCCAGATGCTCGATCATGTCCGCCGCTTCGTCGCCGCCGGCGGCTCCGTCATCTTCATCTCGCATATCCTGCACGAGATCCTCGAGACCTCCGACCGCATTATCGTCATGAAGGACGGCCGCGTCGTCGCCGAACGTCCGGCTGATGGATTCGACCATCACGGCCTGGTGGAATCGATGGGCACCGTCGCCAAGGAGGAGACCGGACAGCGCTCGACGCGCGAACAATCCACCGCGCCGCTCATTCTGTCCCATCCGACGAAGGGCCTTCCCTTCACCGCCCGCAAGGGTGAGATCATCGCACTGGCCGGACTGGCCGGCCACGGACAGACCGAATTGCTGCTCGCCCTGCATGCCGCCCAGTCCGGCAACTGGCTGCCTGAGCGCAATCCGCTCGTCACCTTCGTCGCCGGCGACCGCCGCCTCAACGGCGTCTTCGAACTGTGGAGCATCCTGCGCAACTTCTCGATCGCCTCGCTCAGTGACCTCACCCGGCACGGCCTGATCCTCGCCGATGAAGAGCAGACGAAGGGCGCCGACTGGAAGCGGCGGATCGAGATCCGCACGCCCGATATGGCCAACCGCATCCTGTCGCTTTCCGGCGGCAACCAGCAGAAGGTGCTGTTTGCCCGCGCGCTTGCGACGCGCGCGCCTGTCGTCCTGATGGACGATCCGATGCGCGGCGTCGACGTCGGCACCAAGCAGGAGGTCTACGCGATCATCCGCGAGGAAGCGGCGCGCGGCCGCACCTTCATCTGGTATTCCACCGAAATGGACGAGGTCCGCCTCTGCGACCGCGTCTACGTATTCCGCGAAGGCCGCATCACCGCCGAACTCGCCGGCGACGCCGTCAACGAGACGAATATCATCGCCGCCTCCTTCGAAGGGGTCGCCGCATGA
- a CDS encoding ABC transporter permease, translated as MTFRLSSDALRLAIPALSLTLLLAAVFWLQPRAMSYVGLNLLFNLAVPIALATIAQMLVMAVNDLDLSMGTFVSFVACVTATFLRDAPLIGILILAGAIATYAGLGVVIHLRNLPSIVVTLGMSFVWGGLAVLLLPAPGGQAPDWVRWLMTVKPPLAPMAIVASIAIAAIAHLLVMRSSLGVLIRGIGGNQRSVERAGWSIVAARAGAYGLAGLFAVLAGIALVGLTTSADANIALRYTLLSIAGVILGGGEFIGGRVSPVGAVIGALTLTLAGSFLSFLRISPDWQIGAQGAILIIVLALRLMLNRLEKREKRR; from the coding sequence ATGACGTTCCGGCTGTCGTCCGACGCCTTGCGTCTTGCCATTCCTGCCTTGTCGCTGACGCTGCTGCTTGCCGCCGTCTTCTGGCTGCAGCCGCGCGCCATGAGCTATGTCGGGCTTAACCTGCTGTTCAACCTGGCTGTGCCCATCGCGCTTGCGACGATCGCCCAGATGCTGGTGATGGCGGTCAACGATCTCGATCTGTCGATGGGCACCTTCGTCAGCTTCGTCGCCTGCGTCACCGCGACCTTTCTGCGCGATGCTCCCCTGATCGGCATCCTGATCCTTGCCGGTGCGATTGCTACCTATGCGGGCCTCGGCGTCGTCATCCATCTGCGCAACCTGCCGTCGATCGTCGTCACCCTCGGCATGAGCTTCGTCTGGGGCGGCCTCGCCGTGCTGCTGCTGCCGGCACCGGGCGGCCAGGCGCCCGATTGGGTGCGCTGGCTGATGACCGTCAAGCCGCCGCTGGCGCCGATGGCGATCGTCGCCAGCATCGCCATCGCCGCGATCGCCCATCTCCTCGTCATGCGCTCCTCGCTCGGGGTGCTGATCCGCGGCATCGGCGGCAACCAGCGCTCGGTCGAGCGCGCCGGCTGGTCGATCGTTGCGGCGCGCGCCGGCGCCTACGGTCTTGCCGGCCTGTTCGCGGTGCTTGCCGGCATCGCCCTCGTCGGCCTGACGACCTCGGCCGATGCCAATATCGCGTTGCGCTACACGCTGCTGTCGATCGCCGGCGTCATCCTCGGCGGCGGCGAGTTCATCGGCGGCCGCGTCTCCCCCGTCGGCGCCGTCATCGGCGCGCTGACGCTGACACTCGCCGGTTCGTTCCTGTCCTTCCTGCGCATCTCGCCGGACTGGCAGATCGGCGCGCAAGGCGCGATCCTGATCATCGTGCTCGCGCTCCGCCTGATGCTGAACCGCCTGGAGAAGCGGGAGAAACGCCGATGA
- a CDS encoding YciI family protein, with translation MIVARYAVSDPGKAAERSRLLENHKAYLQGAAIRILLSGPSAPPAEGRGSTALVIADVETLAEFVAFSAEDPFVRSGVYASVEIFEWRPTLGLLLERLSDGG, from the coding sequence ATGATTGTTGCCCGCTATGCGGTATCCGACCCCGGCAAGGCCGCAGAACGCTCGCGATTGCTCGAGAACCACAAGGCCTATCTGCAAGGCGCAGCGATCCGCATCCTGCTTTCCGGCCCTTCCGCGCCGCCGGCGGAGGGCAGAGGTTCAACCGCCCTCGTGATCGCGGACGTCGAGACGCTCGCCGAGTTCGTGGCCTTCAGTGCGGAAGACCCCTTCGTGCGCTCCGGTGTTTACGCGAGCGTCGAGATATTCGAATGGCGGCCCACGCTGGGGCTTCTTCTGGAAAGGCTCTCCGACGGCGGCTGA
- the ligD gene encoding non-homologous end-joining DNA ligase, translating into MTRSRRPSLPFLNKSNATLQSRPIRKRDPDQPSLPFDPMPARIEPCLALLKPSVPIGPDWLYEAKWDGYRLAIHIEPKGVRVITRGGHDWTHRFPTIAAAAKELGVTTAILDGEAVVLDEHGRSDFGALQRSLGGRGGKRASSESILYAFDLLYLDGHDLTGTELAVRRHLLGDLIPEGGNRTIRFSEEIDLPAEDLLEHACHHHMEGIIAKHRDRPYGSGRTGDWLKIKCVESESFMIVGYEQSASARGGIGSLLLAGRKGFDWVSVGSVGTGFSAGDAEHLKKTLDRLKTSRPVVPLRGKNYVFVQPTLIAEIEFRGWTDDGSLRHASYKGLREIQDNAAVFDMAGIGS; encoded by the coding sequence ATGACACGCTCGCGCCGACCCTCATTGCCATTCCTCAACAAGTCCAACGCGACGCTGCAGTCTCGTCCGATCCGCAAGCGCGATCCCGACCAGCCAAGCCTTCCGTTCGATCCAATGCCGGCGAGGATCGAGCCGTGCCTCGCACTGCTGAAGCCCAGCGTGCCGATCGGGCCGGATTGGCTCTACGAGGCGAAGTGGGACGGCTACCGGCTAGCGATCCACATCGAGCCGAAGGGCGTTCGTGTCATCACCCGCGGCGGCCATGACTGGACGCATCGCTTTCCCACCATCGCCGCGGCCGCCAAAGAACTCGGCGTGACCACCGCCATACTGGACGGGGAAGCGGTGGTTTTGGACGAGCACGGCCGATCGGATTTCGGCGCGCTGCAACGGTCGCTCGGCGGTCGCGGCGGCAAGCGGGCCTCGAGCGAGTCCATTCTTTACGCCTTCGACCTTTTATACCTTGACGGGCATGACCTCACCGGCACCGAGCTCGCCGTGCGCCGTCACCTTCTTGGAGACCTGATACCGGAAGGCGGCAACCGGACGATCCGCTTTTCCGAAGAGATAGACCTGCCGGCCGAGGACCTCCTTGAACACGCCTGCCACCATCATATGGAAGGTATCATCGCCAAGCATCGCGACCGGCCCTATGGCAGCGGCCGCACCGGCGACTGGCTGAAGATCAAATGCGTCGAGAGCGAGAGCTTCATGATCGTCGGCTACGAACAATCGGCATCCGCCCGCGGCGGCATCGGCAGCCTGCTGCTCGCCGGCAGGAAGGGTTTCGACTGGGTTTCCGTGGGGTCGGTCGGAACCGGTTTCAGCGCGGGCGATGCCGAGCATCTGAAAAAGACGCTCGACCGGCTGAAGACGAGCCGGCCGGTCGTTCCCCTGAGGGGCAAGAACTACGTCTTCGTGCAGCCGACCCTCATCGCCGAGATCGAGTTTCGCGGCTGGACGGACGACGGCAGTCTGCGCCATGCGTCGTATAAGGGGCTGCGCGAGATTCAGGACAATGCGGCCGTGTTCGATATGGCCGGCATAGGCAGTTAA
- a CDS encoding dioxygenase, with protein sequence MPEYFSEERSVEAVNARMGRDVNPRLAEIMASLVKHLHAFARDISLSQEEWALAIGFLTRTGHLCHNERQEFILLSDTLGLSMLVDAINNRRPPGATENTVFGPFHVEGAPIRHMGENISLDGKGESCLFIGRVLDLNGNPIEGARIDVWSDNADGFYDVQQPDIQPKWNNRGIFVTGADGAYSFVGIKPVSYPIPDDGPVGQMLASLGRHPYRPAHTHYLITAPGYQKLVTHTFVGDDPYLESDTVFGVKHSLVAPFERIDRPTIWRSDFDFVLTPIEDRR encoded by the coding sequence GTGCCTGAATATTTCAGTGAAGAGAGATCCGTGGAAGCCGTCAACGCGCGCATGGGGCGGGACGTCAATCCGCGCCTGGCCGAAATCATGGCGTCACTCGTCAAACACCTGCATGCTTTTGCCAGGGATATCAGCCTGAGCCAGGAGGAATGGGCATTGGCCATCGGCTTCCTGACCCGAACCGGCCATCTCTGTCATAACGAGCGACAGGAGTTCATCCTGCTCAGCGATACGCTTGGTTTGTCGATGCTTGTGGATGCGATCAACAACCGGCGTCCGCCGGGCGCCACGGAAAATACCGTGTTCGGACCATTCCATGTCGAAGGGGCGCCCATACGGCATATGGGTGAAAACATCTCGCTCGACGGCAAGGGCGAGAGTTGTCTGTTCATCGGGCGGGTGCTCGATCTTAACGGCAATCCGATCGAGGGAGCCCGGATCGATGTCTGGTCGGATAATGCCGATGGGTTCTACGACGTCCAGCAGCCGGATATCCAGCCGAAATGGAACAACCGGGGCATTTTCGTCACCGGCGCCGATGGCGCCTATAGTTTTGTCGGCATCAAACCGGTCTCCTATCCGATCCCGGATGACGGCCCGGTCGGCCAGATGCTGGCCTCCCTCGGCCGCCATCCCTATCGTCCCGCCCACACCCATTACCTGATCACGGCTCCGGGTTATCAGAAGCTCGTAACCCACACGTTCGTCGGCGACGATCCCTATCTGGAATCCGATACGGTGTTTGGCGTAAAACACAGCCTTGTCGCGCCTTTCGAGCGCATAGATCGTCCGACCATCTGGCGCTCCGATTTCGATTTCGTGCTGACGCCGATCGAGGACAGACGATGA
- a CDS encoding maleylacetate reductase, giving the protein MVAPFRYTASAAEIIFGSGSLSRLAEAVAKQGGKRALILSTPHQKLEAERIAASLGPLAAGLFHEAAMHTPVDVTERAMARYNQAGADCVVAIGGGSTIGLGKAIAYRNDAPQIVVATTYAGSEVTPILGQTENGQKTTVRGSRILPEVVIYDPELTLSLPIEISVSSGLNAMAHAVEGLYAQDRNPISSMMAIEGLRALKHALPQIVQAPRDIEARSEALYGSWLCGTVLGTVGMALHHKLCHTLGGSFDLPHAETHAVVLPHSADYNAAAATDALRPASELFGGSLGRGLYDFAASIGAPLALRDLGMKEADLDRAAEIAARNPYWNPRPIEGNAIRALLQSAWEGARPR; this is encoded by the coding sequence ATGGTCGCACCTTTCAGATATACGGCCAGCGCGGCTGAGATCATCTTCGGGAGCGGCTCACTGAGCCGTCTCGCCGAGGCGGTGGCAAAGCAGGGCGGCAAACGCGCCCTGATCCTTTCGACCCCACACCAGAAGCTGGAGGCAGAACGCATCGCTGCCTCCCTCGGCCCGCTCGCGGCGGGACTGTTCCACGAGGCGGCGATGCATACGCCGGTCGATGTGACCGAACGTGCGATGGCTAGATACAACCAAGCCGGCGCCGATTGCGTCGTCGCGATCGGCGGCGGATCGACGATCGGCCTCGGCAAGGCAATCGCCTATCGCAACGACGCGCCGCAAATCGTGGTGGCGACGACCTATGCGGGCTCGGAGGTCACACCGATCCTCGGCCAGACGGAGAACGGCCAGAAGACGACGGTTCGTGGTTCCCGCATCCTGCCCGAAGTGGTGATCTACGATCCTGAATTGACATTGAGCCTGCCGATCGAGATCAGCGTCAGCAGCGGGCTCAATGCAATGGCGCATGCGGTCGAAGGTCTCTACGCACAGGACCGCAATCCAATCTCGTCAATGATGGCGATCGAGGGCCTGCGGGCGCTGAAGCACGCTCTGCCTCAGATCGTCCAAGCCCCTCGGGACATCGAAGCGCGAAGCGAAGCGCTTTACGGGTCCTGGCTATGCGGCACGGTGCTCGGAACGGTCGGGATGGCCCTGCACCACAAGCTTTGCCATACGCTGGGCGGCAGCTTCGATCTGCCGCATGCCGAAACCCATGCGGTCGTTCTTCCCCATTCCGCTGACTATAACGCCGCAGCCGCAACGGATGCGCTAAGGCCTGCCTCAGAGCTTTTCGGCGGCTCGCTCGGCCGCGGTCTTTATGATTTTGCCGCTTCGATCGGCGCCCCCCTGGCGCTGCGAGATCTCGGCATGAAGGAGGCCGATCTGGACCGCGCGGCGGAAATCGCCGCCCGGAATCCCTATTGGAACCCACGTCCGATCGAAGGAAACGCGATCCGGGCTTTGCTGCAGAGCGCCTGGGAGGGCGCGCGGCCGCGCTAA
- a CDS encoding ABC transporter permease: MTPLLSLFGKPWIWSWLAAFTVWFLTIMVTLGASTLGLSQAALTFAAFSVIVGIGQMFVITLGPGNIDLSVPATMTLAGTVALKLMNVENGMILPGLLVAIILGLVVGLGNYALIKALRIPPIIATLSMSFIVQSAAIWTNRGLRIKPPTMLAEFTTSNTLGVPNVAIVALLISLLAWFLLEKTIYGRWISAIGQSMPAARMAGIPVDGTRFVTYLFCAVLASVAGYLLACFSGGAALNMGSEYLLMSIAVVVIGGTAVAGGDSNVPGIWGASLFMFLVVSMLNTYGVGAGIRLIMTGLIIISVIMLAGGRRAGMR; this comes from the coding sequence ATGACCCCGCTCTTGAGCCTTTTCGGCAAACCCTGGATCTGGTCGTGGCTTGCCGCCTTCACCGTCTGGTTCCTGACGATCATGGTAACGCTCGGGGCGAGCACGCTCGGCCTGTCGCAGGCGGCCCTCACCTTCGCCGCCTTCTCGGTCATCGTCGGCATCGGCCAGATGTTCGTCATCACGCTGGGTCCGGGCAATATCGACCTCTCGGTTCCCGCCACCATGACGCTTGCCGGCACGGTGGCGTTGAAGCTGATGAATGTTGAAAACGGCATGATCCTGCCCGGCCTTCTCGTCGCCATCATCCTCGGCCTTGTGGTCGGCCTCGGCAATTATGCGCTGATCAAGGCGCTACGCATTCCGCCGATCATCGCGACGCTGTCCATGAGCTTCATCGTCCAGTCCGCAGCGATCTGGACGAACCGGGGATTGCGCATCAAGCCTCCGACCATGCTTGCGGAGTTCACCACCTCGAACACGCTCGGCGTGCCGAATGTGGCGATCGTCGCGCTCCTCATCTCGCTGCTTGCCTGGTTCCTGCTCGAAAAGACGATCTACGGTCGCTGGATCTCGGCGATCGGCCAGAGCATGCCGGCCGCGCGCATGGCCGGCATCCCGGTCGACGGCACACGCTTCGTCACCTATCTGTTCTGCGCCGTGCTCGCCTCGGTCGCAGGCTATCTGCTCGCCTGTTTCTCCGGCGGCGCGGCGCTCAACATGGGCTCGGAATATCTCCTGATGTCGATTGCCGTCGTCGTGATCGGCGGCACGGCGGTCGCCGGCGGCGATTCCAATGTGCCGGGCATCTGGGGCGCATCGCTCTTCATGTTTCTGGTCGTCTCCATGCTCAACACCTACGGGGTCGGCGCCGGCATCCGCCTGATCATGACCGGCCTCATCATCATCAGCGTCATCATGCTCGCCGGCGGCCGCCGGGCCGGCATGCGATAA